The genomic region GGCGTACCGCGCAGGAAGGTGGCGACCACCCGGCCCGGCAGGGTCATGCCCTCGAACGGGGTGTTGCGCGACAGCGACGCCGTCTCGGTCGGTACGACGGTGCGCTGGGCGGCCGGGTCGACGAGGGTCAGGTTCGCCGCGGCGCCGGCCTCCAGGCGCCGGCCGTGGTCGGACAGCTGGCCGATCGCCGCCGGGCGGTGGCTCATCCGGTCGGCGAGATCGGCCCAGGTCATCAGCTTGGTGTCGATCATCGCGTGCTGAACGACCGAGAGAGCGGTCTCCAGCCCGGTCATCCCGAACGCGGCCGCGCTCCACTCGCAGTCCTTGTCCTCGACCGGGTGCGGCGCGTGATCGGTGGCGACGATGTCGATGGTGCCGTCGGCCAGGCCCTCGCGGACCGCCTCGACATCCGCCTTCGTGCGCAGCGGCGGGTTCACCTTGTAGACCGGGTTGTACGACGCGGCCAGGTCCTCGGTGAGCAGCAGGTGGTGCGGGGTCACCTCGGCGGTGACCTCCAGGCCGCGCTTCTTCGCCGCGCGGACGATCTCCACCGAACCCTTGGTGGACAGGTGGCAGATGTGCAGCATGGACCCGACGTGCGCGTTCAGCAGGATGTCGCGGGCGATGATCGACTCCTCGGCCACGCTCGGCCAGCCGGTCAGGCCGAGAACGCCGGAGAGCGCTCCCTCGTTCATCTGCGCCCCCTGGGTCAGCCGCGGCTCCTGCGCGTGCTGGGCGACCACACCGCCGAACGCCTTCACGTACTCCAGCGCGCGGCGCATCAGCGCGGCGTCCCACACGCAGTCGCCGTCGTCGGAGAAGACCCGCACCCTGGCGGCCGAGTCCGCCATCGCGCCCAGCTCAGCCAGCTGGGTGCCCTGGCGGCCGACGGTGACCGCGCCGATCGGGAACACGTCGGCGTAGCCACTCTCGCGACCGAGGCGCCAGACCTGCTCGACCACCCCGGCGGTGTCGGCGCACGGATCGGTGTTCGCCATCGCGAAGACCGCGGTGAACCCGCCGGCCGCGGCGGCCCGGGTGCCGGTCAGCACCGTCTCGGCGTCCTCGCGGCCGGGCTCGCGCAGGTGGGTGTGCAGGTCGACCAGGCCGGGCAGCGCGATCAGGCCGGTCGCGTCGAGCGTCTCGACGTCCTGCGGCTTCTCGAGATCGGCGCCGATGGCAACGATCTCGCCGTTGTCCAGGAGGAGGTCCGCGACCTCACCGCCGACGATCTTCGCTCCGGTGATCAAGTACGCGGTCATGCGGTCTGCTCCTCGGTGTTCTCGTTGTAACCGGACAGCAGCAGGTAGAGCACCGCCATCCGGATCGCCACGCCGTTGGTGACCTGCTCGACGATCACCGAGCGGGTCGAGTCGGCGACCTCGGCGCTGATCTCCATGCCGCGGTTCATCGGGCCGGGGTGCAGCACGATCGCCTCCTCCGGCAGCTGCGCCATCCGGTGCACGTCCAGCCCGTAGCGCCGGGTGTACTCCCGGGCGCTGGGGAAGAACGCGTCGTTCATCCGCTCCCGCTGGACCCGCAGCATCATCACCGCGTCGCTCTTCGGCAGCGCCGCGTCCAGGTCGTACGACGTGGTGCACGGCCAGCTGGTCATGTCGACCGGCAGCAGCGTCGGCGGCGCCACGACGGTCACGTCGGCGCCGAGCGTGGACAGCAGCAGCACGTTCGACCGGGCCACCCGGGAGTGCAGGACGTCGCCGACGATGGTGATCCGCCGGCCCTCCAGGGAGCCGAGGTGGCGGCGCATCGTGAACGCGTCGAGCAGCGCCTGGGTCGGGTGCTCGTGGGTGCCGTCGCCGGCGTTGACGACCGAGCCGTTCAGCCAGCCGGAGGTGGCCAGCAGGTGCGGGGCGCCGGACGAGCCGTGCCGGCAGACGACGCCGTCGGCGCCCATCGCCTGCAGGGTGAGCGCGGTGTCCTTGAGGCTCTCCCCCTTGCTGACGCTGGAGCCCTTGGCGGAGAAGTTGATCACGTCCGCCGACAGCCGCTTGGCGGCCGCCTCGAACGAGATCCTGGTCCGGGTGGAGTCCTCGAAGAACAGGTTCACCACGGTCCGGCCGCGCAGGGCCGGCAGCTTCTTGATCGGGCGGTCCGCCAGCGAGCGCATCTCCTCGGCGGTGTCCAGGATCAGGTGGGCGTCGTCGCGGGACAGGTCGCCCGCGCTGAGCAGGTGGCGCATCACGCGGTCGCTCCGGTCGTGTCGGTGGACCTCTCGGCGGGCTTGGCGGCCGGCTTGTCGGCGATCACCACGGCGTCGGCGCCGTCGTAGTCGGTCAGGTGCACGGTGACCCGCTCGGCCAGCGAGGTAGGCAGGTTCTTGCCGACGTAGTCGGCGCGGATCGGCAGTTCGCGGTGACCCCGGTCGACCAGAACCGCCAGCTGGACCGCCTTCGGCCGGCCGATGTCGCCGATGGCGTCGAGCGCGGCCCGGATCGTGCGTCCGGAGAACAGCACGTCGTCGACCAGCACGACCACCTTGCCGTCGATGCCGTCGGCCGGGATGTCGGTGTGCTCGAGCGCGCGGGCCGGCTTGAGGCCGATGTCGTCGCGGTACATCGTCACGTCGAGTGACCCTGTCGGCACGCTGCGCCCCTCGACTGCGGCGATGCGGTCGCGGATACGGGTGGCGAGGCCGACGCCGCGGGTGGGGATGCCGAGCAGCACGACCGGGTCGGCGCCTCGGTTGCGCTCGAGGATCTCGTGCGCGATCCGGGTCAGTGCCCGGGAAATGTCGGATGCATCAAGAACTGTGCGCGGTGCCGCGTGCGAGTCGGGTGACTGCGGCCTCGGGGCAGGGTTCATCGCAACCGTTCCTCCTTTCCCGCCTCACCGGACGGGTCTTTAAAGGACGTTCGGACCGCTTGACATGGTATCGGAAGTGACACGCCGTCTTGACGCTGGCCTCCGGCCCGGAATATTGTTACTCTGTGTAATCATGGGGGGTTTCAGAGAACGGCCCACACCCGGGTCTTTGCCTGGGGCCCCTGCTCGAGACTAAAAGTCGGAGGGAAGAACCAGCGTGCCTAGCGAATACGCGAAGACACTGGGCGGCAAGTTGCGCGCCATCCGCCAGCAGCAAGGTTTGTCGCTGCACGGCGTGGAAGAGAAGTCCAAGGGTCGCTGGAAGGCGGTCGTCGTCGGCTCGTACGAGCGTGGCGATCGGGCCGTCACTGTCCAGAAGCTCGCCGAGCTCGCCGATTTCTACGGCGTGCCGATCCGTGAGCTGCTGCCTGGTTCGGCCAGCGCGGCCGCCGCGGCAGCCGCTCCCCCCAGGTTGATCCTCGACCTGGAGGCCCTGCAGCACCTCGACGCGAGCGAGGCCGGTCCGCTGACGCGGTACGCGGCCACCATCCAGGCTCAGCGCGGGGACTACAACGGCAAGGTGCTGTCGATCCGTCAGGACGACATGCGCACGCTCGCCGTGATCTACGACGAGTCGCCGACCACGTTGACCGAGCGCTTCATCTCCTGGGGCGTGCTGAACCCGGAGGCGAAGGGCGACGTCGAGGAGGCGTCCGAGGCCGCCGGAGCCTGAGCACCACCACGCGCGACCAAGACGGTCGGGGCTCGTAGCAGCTTGCCCGCGGCCGCCTGTCCGTCCCACTTCACTGGGACGGCCCCACTGACCGATTCGCTGTCACCGGCTGGACGTGCCCGTCGCTCGCCCAGCTGACCCGGATCTCCTCGGCGCTCCACGGCCGAGGAACCACCTCACCACCGCACCAGGCGCGCACTTCGCACCGCGCGTCGCGGCGTACGGGCCGGCAGCGGCCGTCAGCACGTAGTACCAGCAAGGCGAAGCAGTAGTCAGGACCACAGCAGGACGCAGTGAGGCAGACTGCGCACACGCAGCACGAGTCGGCACCGTTCGCGGTGACGGCTTGTTCAGGCCGGGGCCGTTCCCCCCGCGCCGCTCACGGGGAGGACGCATCGGCCCGGGACCGCACCGAGGCGGTACCGGGCCTGATCTGTCTCTGCGCGGGCTCTTCTTCGCGACACCAGGCGCTTCCGCGCGACCGCCAGGCCGACCCGGCGGTCAGACGCCGAGGGTCGGCTTCAGCTGGAGCAGCCGGGCCAGCAGACCGTTGACGAACGCGGGCGACTCGTCGGTGGACAGGTCCCGCGCGAGCGCGACGGCTTCGCTGACCGCGACCACGTCCGGCACCTGCTCGTCGAACAGCAACTCGTACACCCCGATCCGCAGCACGTTGCGGTCGACCGCCGGCATCCGATCCAGCGTCCAGCCGACCGAGTGCGTGCTGAGCAGGTCGTCGATCGCGGCGATGTGCTCGGCGACACCCTCGACCAGCGCCACGGTGAACTCGTTCACCGGCGGGTCGTTGTCGGCCACGCGATCGGCCAGGGTGCCGCCGACCGGCAGTCCCCGGACCTCCGACTCGTACAGCACGTCCAGGGCGCGCTTGCGGGCCTTGCTGCGGGCAGACATGTTCGGTTGTCGCTCCAGTGTCCGGTGGCGGGTCAGGACGTGACGCGGCCGAGGTAGTCCCCGGTCCGGGTGTCCACCTTGACCTTTTCGCCGGTGGTCAGGAACAGCGGGACCTGGATCGTGTACCCGGTCTCCAGCTTGGCCGGCTTGGTACCACCGGTCGACCGGTCGCCCTGCAGGCCCGGCTCGGTGTACTCGACGGTGAGCTCGACCGAGGCCGGCAGCTCGACGTACAGCGGGATGTCGTTGTGCACCGCCACGATGGCGTCCTGGTTCTCCAGCAGGAAGTTGGAGACGTCGCCGACCACGTCGGGCTGGATCTGCAGCTGGTCGTAGGTGCTCTTGTCCATGAACACGAACGCCGCGCCGTCGTTGTACAGGTAGGTCATGTCGCGCTTGTCGACACTGGCCACCTCGACCTTGACGTCGGCGTTGAAGGTCTTGTCGACCACCTTGCCGGACAGCACGTTCTTCAGCTTGGTCCGGACGACCGCGCCGCCTTTGCCGGGCTTGTGGTGCTGGAACCACACGACGGACCACAGCTGCCCATCCAGGTTGAGCACCATGCCGTTCTTGAGGTCGTTCGTCGTCGTTGCCACGCGTGGGAGCCCTTCGGAATTGATCAGCGGTACACCGGATTGTAGCGGTCGGTGCGGGGTTCGGCCGATTCGCGCGGACCCGGTGGGCTCTACGCTGGAACAGGCAGGTCCCAGCACCCGGCCGAGAGAGGTCCCTCGTGGAGTTCATCATCCCGATCGCGGTGGTCGTGTTCATCGCGCTCGCGACGCGGGCCCTCAACGCCCGCAGCACCGGCGGCCGGAACCCGGGTACGCCGTCGCCTCGGGTCCAGCGCCTGCTCGAACGGCTCGAGGCGCAGCAACGAGGCGCGCAACCGATGGGCCCGACAGGTCAGTACACGCAGCCCGCGCCGTACGCCGGTGGCGGTGGCGGGCCGGTCGGCGACGGCTACGGGACGCCCGGCAACCCGAACATGCCGGTGCAGAGCTCGACCCAGATGGCCGGTGTGCTCGACCATCGCCGGCACGCCGCGCAGAGCGGTCACCAGCCGTCGACGCCGGGCCAGCACGCCACCGGGCCGTACCCGGGGCAGGCGGTTCCCGGCCAGTTCCCCAACCAGTACGCGCCTCCCGGCCCGCCGCCGAGCATGCCGTTCGGGCAGCCGGGGCAGTTCCAGCCGCCGGGGCCGTGGTTCCAGCAGGCGCCGCCGCAGTCGTACCAGCTGCCGGCGGTCAAGCCGTCGCTGTCGCCGCGTGACATCGACGCCCGGGTGCGGGAGATGATGAGGACCGGCAACGAGGTCGGCGCCGTGCGGCTGCTCTGCGACGAGCAGGACCTGGGCATCATCGACGCGCAGAAACGCGCTCGCGCGCTGGTCGCGCCGGCGGGTGGACCTGGCAACGGATCGGGCGGATCGGCCGACCGCGTGCGGTCCGTCGGAGAACGCCCAGAGAGCGCTTCCTCCGGCTCCGGGGCCTCGGACGAGGAAACCCGGTACGTCGGCTCGGCCGCGTTCGCGCAGTCCTTGTTCGACACCGACCGCGACGACGAGGAGAGCTGGGCCAGCGGCTGGGTCGACCCGCCGGACCCCGGCGACCGCACCGACATCCAGGAACTCTGGCAGACAGTCCGAGACGGCCGCAGCCGCGACTGACCCGGCTGACCGGCTGCGCCTCTCCCGCGACGGACGCCCAGCGGTCTCCCGCGACGGACGCGCAGCAGTCTCCCGCGACAGATGCACAGCAGTTTCCGGTGACGCACGCACCGGTCTCCCGCGACTCAGGCGCAGGAGTCTCCCGTGACGCACGCAACCCGGCTCCCGCGACTCAGGCGCAGCAGTCTCCCGTGACGGACGCGCATCCGGCTCCCGCGACTCAGGCGCAGCCGCGAGGTCCGGTGGGTACCGGGCAGCCGCCCACGGCGGTTCAGGTCGAGGCCCTGCACGCACCGCTCGCCTGACCGGCACCTCAATCCCAAAGCACCGTGATGACGCGGCTGCGGGTGGTGAAGTGCGGGCCGGCGGGCAGGTCGGTGGCAGGAGTTCCGAGGGGGTGTACGACGAACACCGGATCCGGCCGTCCCCGTCGCTCCTCGTCCCAGCGAAGGACCTGCGCGACCAGCTCTTCGGCGAGCCGCCGGGCGTCCGGTCCGTGCGCTCGTGCGCCGATCTCCACCGCATTCTTCGTCGGCCCGGGCTGGGAAGTGAGATAGCCGATCGTCGCATCCCGGACGACCGCCGACCCGCCCCACCGCAAGGCCGGTCGTACCAACCGGCTCTTCACCGCCCGGCGCGTCGCGGTCAGCACGCAGTACCCGGGAAAGACCGACGCCAGCCACAGGTCGAGCTGGCAGAACGACTCCTCGCGCCCCAGCAGCACGCGCGACCACCGCACCTCGGGCGTCTCCCGCAGCACCCCCGGCAGCAGCACGGCCTCAAGCACCTGATCCGCGTCCAGCTGCAGGGCGACCTTGTCCGGCTCGATCTCGACCAACCGCTCGTGCGCGGCCCCCGCCCCCTGCATGGAGACGAAGCCGCACACGACACTCGAGCGGCTCCACAGCACCCCAGCCGAACCAGGCGATCGCTCCAGGTCGAAACCGATCGACCGCGTCTGCCCCCGCAGCCGCAGCGGTACGACGATGCGTCCCCCGTCGGCGAGCTGGTCGACCCAGGCGGGAGCGATGTCCCCGGCCGTCACCGTGACGATGATCCGGTCGAAGGGAGCGCTCTCCGGGTATCCGAACTGCCCGTCGGTCCGGGCCACCCGCACCCGCTCGTACCCGGCCGCATCCAGCGTCGCCCGCGCCCGCTCGGTCACGTCCGGATCGATGTCGATCGTGGTGACCTCACCTTCCGGCCCGACCAACTCGCTCAGCAGCGCCGCGTTGTACCCGCCGGAGCCGATCTCCAGCACGCGGTGACCGCGCCGCACGCCGGTCTGCTCCAGCATCAACGCGACCAGCGAAGGCTGCGAGACCGAGCTGATCGGCACCCCTGCCTCGTCGCGCTTCATCAGCACCACGTCGTCGGCGTACGCGACCTCGACCGGGGCGTCCGGCACGAAGAGATGCCGTGGCACCGTCCTGAACGCAGCCACGACCGCTTCGCTGGAGAGCGCTCCCTGATCGGCCAGCGACCCGGTCAACGCCGCCCGCAACGACTCGACGTACCGCTGATCGTTGCTCACGGCATCATCAGTCCGTCTTGTCGCCCAGGGACTCGAGCACGGTCCGCAGGGTGCCCGCCAGCGCCTCGCGTTCGGCCGGACAGAGCGCTGCCAGCAGTTTCTCCTCGGTGGCCAGGTGCGTCGGCAGGACCGCGTCGATCAGCCGCAGTCCCGCCTCGGTCAGCGACACCTGAACTCCGCGACCGTCGGTCTCACTCGGCCGGCGCGAGACCAGTCCGCGCGCTTCCAGCCGGTCGAGCCGCTGCGTGATCGCGCCGGAGGTGACCATCGACGACCGCATCAGGCCGGCCGGAGTCAGGCTGTGCTCGGAGTTGCTCCGGCGCAGCGTCGCCAGGACGTCGAAGGAGGCGGAATCCAGGTCGTGCGCGGCGAAGTTGCGCCGCAGCTCGGTGTCGACCAGCTGCGCCAGCCGCTTCAGCCGCCCGAGCACAGCCATCGGTGAGGCATCCAGATCCGGGCGCTGCTCACTCCACTGCGCCAGGACCAGGTCGACATGATCTGCCATGACTTCCACCCTAGTGGATTTCTCTTAGTGGTGAGCGAAATTCCCTGGACAACTAGCTTAGTGCTGAGATACTTTATCTTAGTGCTAAGCAATCGTCTCGCTCTCGTCCTCACCACCGCGCTCGCGCCGGCCCTGTGGGTCACCACCTATCTCGTCACGACGGAGTTCCTTCCGCCCGGCCGTCCACTGCTCGCCGGCGTACTGCGCGCCCTGCCCGCGGGCCTGCTCCTGGTCGCGCTCACCCGGGAACTGCCCCGGGGCCAGTGGTGGTGCCGGGCTCTGGTGCTCGGCGCCCTCAACATCGGGGCGTTCTTCGCTCTGTTGTTCGTCGCCGCCTACCGCTTGCCCGGCGGAGTCGCCGCAACCGTCGGCGCGATCCAGCCCCTCCTGGTTGCGCTGCTGGCCGCTGGACTTCTGGGCCAGCGGCTCACCTTCCGCACCGTGCTCGCTGCAATCGCCGGCATCTTCGGCGTCAGCCTGCTCGTGCTCCGTGCGGACGCCCGCCTGGACGCCTGGGGCATCGCTGCCGCGCTGGGCGGCGCCGTCGTGATGGCGACCGGCGTCGTCCTGAGCAAGCGCTGGACCTCGCCCGCCTCGCTCCTGGCGACCACCGGTTGGCAACTGGTTGCCGGCGGGCTGCTCCTGGTCCCCGTCACGCTGATCGTCGAGGGAGCGCTTCCCCGTTCTCTCAGCGTTCCGAACGTGCTCGGATACGCGTACCTGACGTTGATCGGCTCCGCCCTGGCCTACGCTCTCTGGTTCCGCGGCCTCCGAGCCCTGGGTCCCACGGACGTCACCTTCCTGGGCCTCCTCAGCCCGGTGGTCGCCACCCTCCTGGGCTGGCTGGCGCTCCACCAGAGCCTGACCTTCCCCCAACTAGCCGGAGCACTCGTCGTCCTGGCCTCCCTGACCACCGCCCAACTCAAACGAACTCCCAAGCCTCCGACCCCAACCGCGCCCGTCGTCCCGGTCCAGCGCATCGCCTGCACCTCCGCCGCGCCCGCTGCCCCAGTGACGACCCCAGGACCGCCGGTGGCGCTCTCGGCGCCGCACCCGAACTGACGCGCCCGGACCCGCAGAGTGCGCCGGCCGAAAGACAGCGCCGGCGTCGGCAGGTCGGCTCGCTGGGTGGCGCGGAACGCTGGCTGAGTCCGCCGGTCAGCGGCTCACGGTGGCGCGGAGCGCTAGCTAAGTCCGGTCAGCGGCTCGCGGTGGCACGGAGCGCTAGCTGAGTGCGGTTCTGGCAGTCGAGGTCGGCCATCAACCGTGAGACGTGTCCCTTGATGGTGCCTTCGCTCAAGTACAGCCGGCGGGCGATGTCTGCGTTCGACAGTCCTTCGCCGAGCAAGGCCAGGATCTCCCGCTCCCGGCCGGACAGCGCTTCGAGCTGGGGGTCCGGATCAGTGGGCGTCGAGCTGTTCGCCAGGTCGCGGAGCCGGTGGACCGCTTCAGGCGACAGCACGGACGCCCCGGCAGCCGCTGCCAACACCAGCTGGACCAGCGTGCTCGTCGGCGTGCTCTTCAGCAGGTAACCGGCCGCGCCTGCGTCGAGTGCGGCGAGCAGGTGGTCATCGGTGTCGAAGGTCGTCATCACGACGACCACCGGCGGCTCGGGAAGGGACCTGACCTCGGCGGTGGCAGCCACGCCGTCGACGCCGGGCATCCGCAGGTCCATCAGCACGACGTCCGGCCGGTCCCGGATCACCGACTCCACGGCGGCGGCCCCGTCCTCGGCCGTCCCGATGACCTCGACGTGGCCACTGCCGTCGAGGATGGTTCGGAGGAACGCGCAGACCATCGGCTCGTCGTCGACGATCAGCACCCGGACGGGACGGCCGTTCGGGTCAGCCATGGAGGGCGCGGACTCGAGGCAGCGTCACCAGCAAAGCGTAGCCACCCCGAGGCTCGGCGCCGCTCTCACAGTGTCCACCGAGCAGTTCGACCCGGCGACGCAGTGCCGTGAGTCCCACGCCACCGCCCGGCTCGGTGCGGCTGCCTGGCTCAGGAGCGCTGTTGCGGACCAGGATCTCGACGTCATCCGCCACCGCCACGACGACCTCGACCGTGCTTCCTGGCGCGTGTCGCCGGGCGTTGGTCAGTCCTTCCTGCACGACCCGGTCGACCGTGCGCACCAGAACGGGTGGCAGGAGCAGGTCCGTGCCCAGCACCACCAGCCGTACCGACTGCCCGGCGGCGCGCGCCTCCGCCACCAACTGCCGAGCCGCACGGGCCACCATCTCGGGCCCAGGGTCCGGCCCAGAATCCGGCCCAGAGTTCCGCCCAGAATCCGGCCCGAGCGCACCATCCGCTTCGGACGCGCGACGCGTTCCGGGTGCGGAGTCCGTGGGCTTGTGCAGCAGGCGGACCAGCCTGCGGAGGTCCGCGAGCGCCGCCGAGCCGAAACCGCTCAATTGCGAACCCGCCAGTTTCACCGCCGGGTCGTCCGTCATCAGCGTCAGCGTGTTCGCCCGGAGGACCAGCAGGGTCAAGTGACGGCCGAGCGTGTCGTGGATCTCGACCGCGAGCCGCTCCCGCTCTGCCCGCTCCGCCTCTCGCTGGGCCGTCACCCGCTGCCGCGCCAAAGCCTCCAGCTGGTCGCGCCGCGCCTGGCGCAGCCGAAGCCCCAGCATCACCGTGATCGACCCGAGAATCGGTACCGCCGCGGCAAGTACCGCGGTCAGCCATGACCAGCCGGCGCCTGCCCGGCTGCCCACCACCACCAGGTAGCCGGCGCCCGAACCAACCGCCACGACAAGCTGGTACCAGGACCGGGCGTACTCGAAGACCCGCGTCGCTGCCCACCCGAGCGCGACCGGTGTCCAGGCGACGGCGCCGACCGCGATCAGGTTCGGCCACGGCGGCGCGGCAAGCACCAGTCCGCCGGAAACCGCAGCCGCGGCGGCGAAGCCGAGGTGCGGCTGGTGATGCCACCGGCTGATCACGAAGGTTGCGGCCAGCTGAGCGACCACCCCGAGTGTCAGCACGAGAACCGCCGAGCTGGACAAGCGCCCAGGCAGCGTCGGTGCGACAGCCGGCGCGAGGCCGGTCGACAGCACGGTGATCCCGGTCAGCAGCCTGTTCAGCGGCACGGCGCCTGCCATGGCCAGCACCTTAGACCGGCCGGTCCGGCAGAAGGCCGATGACCGGGACGGCCACGACTTTCGTCCGGCGAGTTCGGACGAAAGTCTCGTCGTCTCCACCGCTTGGCAGTGACACCGACAGGTGGCCGCCGGCCAGGGTTGCACCGACGAAGGAGGAGGACCGATGCGAACCAAACTCATGGCGATCGCCGGCGCAGGCGTGCTGGTGACCGCGCTCGGCTCGGCGGCGACGGCCGGAGTCACCAGCCAGGGCAGCGATCCGGGCGCCGCCCAGACCGCGGCCGCGGCCACACCGCCGGTCACCCTGACCACCGGCGGACTGGTGCGAGGTACCACCGGCCGCGGGGTGGACCGCTACTCCGGTATTCCGTACGCCGCCCCGCCGCTCGGCGCCTTGCGCTGGCGGGCTCCGGCACCGGCGAAGTCGTGGTTCGGGGTCCGGGACACCACCCGGCCGGCGGCACCCTGCCTACAAGTTGCCAACGGCAAGCAGCTTGCCGGCTCGGCGGAGGACTGCCTGTACTTGAACGTCATCCGGCCGCACCGGCCGGCGAAGCTCGGTCCGAAGACACTCCGTCCGGTGATGGTCTGGCTGCACGGCGGCGGCAACGCGACCGGCGACGGCGCGGAGTACGACCCGGCCCGGATGGCCGACCACGGCGACGTCGTGGTCGTCACGCTGAACTACCGGCTCGGTCTGTTCGGCTTCTTCGGCCATCCCGGGCTGGCCCACTCGGGTACCTTCGGCCTGCTCGACCAGCAAGCCGCGCTGCGTTGGGTGCAGCGCAACGCGCTGTTCTTCGGCGGTGACCCGGGCAACGTCACGCTGTTCGGCGAATCGGCCGGCGGCGTGGACGTCTGCGCCAATCTGGTCTCCCCCGCCGCCCGTGGGCTGTTCCATCGCGCGATTCTGCAGAGTGGTTCGTGTCATCTCGGCGTTCCGACCACCGCCGCGGGCGGCGGTCCCGTGTACACCATGCGCGACGGTGCTCCGTTCGCTCCGGTGGCCGAGGTCCGCACGGAGGGTGCGACGCTCGCTGCCCGGATCGCTGCAGGCAGCTGCGCCAAGGCAGCGCGGCGCCTCGACTGCCTGCGGAAGCTTCCCGCCGCCGACCTGCTCAGCGTCAGCAGCGGGTTCGGCCTCGCCAGCGGCACTGCCGCGCTGCCGCTGGACGGCCGAGAGGCATTGCGCACAGGCCGCTTCAACCGGGTCCCGGTGCTGTCCGGCAACACCAGCGACGAGGCGCGCTTCACGACGATGTTCGTCGAGTACCTCACCGGACGGGAGATCGACGCGGCCGGCTACCGAGCGCTGCTGCGGCAGACCTTCGGCGCGGATGCCGCGGCGGTCGAGAAGGTGTATCCGGCGGCACCGGATCCGGCGCTCGCCTTCGCGGCGATGGACACCGACCGGATCTTCGCCTGCCCCCAGCAGGAGACGACCCGGGCGCTGAGCCGCTTCACCCGGACCTACGCCTACGAGTTCGCGGATCGAACCGCCCCGACCTACAACCTGTGGCTCACCGACCTGCCCCCAGGCGCCTCGCACGCCGCCGAACTGGCCTATCTCTTCGATTTGCGCTCAGGCGCTCCGTACTCCGGTCTGACGCCGGTCACGCTGACTCCCGCCCAACGCCGACTGGGCGACCGGATGATCGACTACTGGACCGGCTTCGCGCGCTCGGGCCGCCCGGACGGCGTCGACTGGCCGCCCTACACCGTCCGAACGCCGTATGTACGAGCTCTTTCCACCGACGGGGACGGCCGCATCGACGCCGCAGCAGCACACCGGTGCGCTTTCTGGACTGCGCTGGGAGGCTGAGGGAAGTCGACCCAGGGACCGGACACCTCAGCCGGTGCGAGGCTCGTCAGGAGGTGAGCGTGGTCAGCGCGCGGAGGGCCAGGCGGTAGGAGTTGAGGCCGAAGCCGGCGATGGTGCCGGAGGCGACGGCGGCGACGACGCTGGTGTGGCGGAAGTCCTCGCGGGCGGCGGGGTTGCTGATGTGGATCTCGATCAGCGGGGCGGTGCGCTGGGCGCAGGCGTCGCGGAGGGCGTACGAGTAGTGGGTGAAGGCGGCCGGGTTGAGCACGACCGGGTACTTGTGGTCGGCGGCCTCGTGCAGCCAGCCGACGAGTTCGGCCTCGTCGTCGGTCTGGCGGACCTCGACGGACAGGCCGAGCTCGGCGCCGGCCTGCTCGCAGTCGGCGACCAGGTCGGCGAACGTGGTGGCGCCGTAGACGTCCGGCTCGCGGGAGCCGAGGCGGCCGAGGTTCGGTCCGTTCAGTACGAGTACCTTTTGGCCTGCTTCAGTCACGGGCCAACCCTAGTGCCCAGCGCTCGGAACGCCCGGGTGGCCTCAGCGACGGCGAGGGGATGGCGGGCCGCGGCGGACTGGCCGGCGGAGAGGGCCTCCCAGTTGCGGCGGGCGAGGATCTGCTGGGTGGAGCTGAGGTAGGCGGCGAGCAGTTGGGCGTCCAGGTCCGCGTCGAAGCGGGGTCCCGAGCTGGGCTCGGCGGCCAGGCCGTCGGCCGACTTCGCGGCCAGGGCGGCGG from Kribbella flavida DSM 17836 harbors:
- a CDS encoding response regulator transcription factor translates to MADPNGRPVRVLIVDDEPMVCAFLRTILDGSGHVEVIGTAEDGAAAVESVIRDRPDVVLMDLRMPGVDGVAATAEVRSLPEPPVVVVMTTFDTDDHLLAALDAGAAGYLLKSTPTSTLVQLVLAAAAGASVLSPEAVHRLRDLANSSTPTDPDPQLEALSGREREILALLGEGLSNADIARRLYLSEGTIKGHVSRLMADLDCQNRTQLALRATASR
- a CDS encoding sensor histidine kinase, encoding MAGAVPLNRLLTGITVLSTGLAPAVAPTLPGRLSSSAVLVLTLGVVAQLAATFVISRWHHQPHLGFAAAAAVSGGLVLAAPPWPNLIAVGAVAWTPVALGWAATRVFEYARSWYQLVVAVGSGAGYLVVVGSRAGAGWSWLTAVLAAAVPILGSITVMLGLRLRQARRDQLEALARQRVTAQREAERAERERLAVEIHDTLGRHLTLLVLRANTLTLMTDDPAVKLAGSQLSGFGSAALADLRRLVRLLHKPTDSAPGTRRASEADGALGPDSGRNSGPDSGPDPGPEMVARAARQLVAEARAAGQSVRLVVLGTDLLLPPVLVRTVDRVVQEGLTNARRHAPGSTVEVVVAVADDVEILVRNSAPEPGSRTEPGGGVGLTALRRRVELLGGHCESGAEPRGGYALLVTLPRVRALHG
- the aroQ gene encoding type II 3-dehydroquinate dehydratase, with product MTEAGQKVLVLNGPNLGRLGSREPDVYGATTFADLVADCEQAGAELGLSVEVRQTDDEAELVGWLHEAADHKYPVVLNPAAFTHYSYALRDACAQRTAPLIEIHISNPAAREDFRHTSVVAAVASGTIAGFGLNSYRLALRALTTLTS
- a CDS encoding EamA family transporter, whose amino-acid sequence is MLSNRLALVLTTALAPALWVTTYLVTTEFLPPGRPLLAGVLRALPAGLLLVALTRELPRGQWWCRALVLGALNIGAFFALLFVAAYRLPGGVAATVGAIQPLLVALLAAGLLGQRLTFRTVLAAIAGIFGVSLLVLRADARLDAWGIAAALGGAVVMATGVVLSKRWTSPASLLATTGWQLVAGGLLLVPVTLIVEGALPRSLSVPNVLGYAYLTLIGSALAYALWFRGLRALGPTDVTFLGLLSPVVATLLGWLALHQSLTFPQLAGALVVLASLTTAQLKRTPKPPTPTAPVVPVQRIACTSAAPAAPVTTPGPPVALSAPHPN
- a CDS encoding MarR family winged helix-turn-helix transcriptional regulator, with the translated sequence MADHVDLVLAQWSEQRPDLDASPMAVLGRLKRLAQLVDTELRRNFAAHDLDSASFDVLATLRRSNSEHSLTPAGLMRSSMVTSGAITQRLDRLEARGLVSRRPSETDGRGVQVSLTEAGLRLIDAVLPTHLATEEKLLAALCPAEREALAGTLRTVLESLGDKTD
- a CDS encoding carboxylesterase/lipase family protein, encoding MRTKLMAIAGAGVLVTALGSAATAGVTSQGSDPGAAQTAAAATPPVTLTTGGLVRGTTGRGVDRYSGIPYAAPPLGALRWRAPAPAKSWFGVRDTTRPAAPCLQVANGKQLAGSAEDCLYLNVIRPHRPAKLGPKTLRPVMVWLHGGGNATGDGAEYDPARMADHGDVVVVTLNYRLGLFGFFGHPGLAHSGTFGLLDQQAALRWVQRNALFFGGDPGNVTLFGESAGGVDVCANLVSPAARGLFHRAILQSGSCHLGVPTTAAGGGPVYTMRDGAPFAPVAEVRTEGATLAARIAAGSCAKAARRLDCLRKLPAADLLSVSSGFGLASGTAALPLDGREALRTGRFNRVPVLSGNTSDEARFTTMFVEYLTGREIDAAGYRALLRQTFGADAAAVEKVYPAAPDPALAFAAMDTDRIFACPQQETTRALSRFTRTYAYEFADRTAPTYNLWLTDLPPGASHAAELAYLFDLRSGAPYSGLTPVTLTPAQRRLGDRMIDYWTGFARSGRPDGVDWPPYTVRTPYVRALSTDGDGRIDAAAAHRCAFWTALGG